A segment of the Methanothermococcus thermolithotrophicus DSM 2095 genome:
CTTATAAATGCTTTTTCTATGCAACACTCTACAAAAAATAACCGTATCGTCATTCCATTCAATCCCAACCCTATATTGTCCCACTCTAAAACGATAATAATTACCATATCCTTTTATTTTTTTAACATCCAAATTCATGCTAAAAAAATTATCAGTATTTTGGAGATCTACAATAATATTTTTTATTTTTTTCCTCACATTCATCGGAACTTTCTCCAAATCCTTTGCAAATGAATTTCTAAATAGAACCTTCATCATCCCCCAATAAATGCTTTATTTTATCATACGAAATTAATTTATCATTTTTTGCTTCATCCATAGCCTTTGCTAAACCAATATCTAAAAGTTCCTCAATTTTCTCATATTCGTCATATTCAATAATTACTCCTTTTATTTTCCCATCCTTTACAATAAAAGTATCTGTTGCCATGATAACACCATATACTGTTTAATTATAATTAATGTATTAATCCCATAAATAATTATGCCTTTTATACATATAAATCATATTTCACTAAAATATTTTTCGTTCTAAGAGATAAAAAAGGGTTCAAAAAATACTTACCAACTATTGCTTTATAAAACAAAAGGTAAAATTCTCTTTTAGACTTTCAAAAAAATACTTAATTCACTTTTTAATAATTCTATAAATTTATATATAATGTTATATAAATTATATATTAAGACATATCATAATCGTGATAATTATGCAATTATGACTTAAAAGAAGGATTAAAAAGTTCTGGATACAGATGGAATCGATCAGAAGCCTATTAGGAATATTCATTGGATAATAAATAGGGAATTTATGCTTATTAAATACTGTATTTGTTAAATAGTTAAAGTATCTACCACATCGCTTACGAAGTAAGCGAACAACAAAAACCGAAGGTTTTTGTCTAATTCTAAGCAATGGTATTCCTGTGTTCCTTACTGGTTTTTCCATTTCTATGGATTTTACTACTTCACAATAGACACACTTTATAAATTAAGTCAATTTTCCTCTCATCGATGGAGTATATTCACCTCCTGCAAGGAGTGCCTGCATGACTAATAAATTATCTCCATCATACCTATTTCTCCATCCTTCTTCGGATTCTTTTAACTCCTGTCCAAAATATCCTTCCCCTACTGCCTTTGTAGGAATTACGCATTCATTGGTTTGAAGTGTAATTCTATTTTTATCTGAAAGATTATCTAATATTTTCTGAGCTTCCTTTTTCCCTTCCCTAACAATTTTAGGTAATCTTTTAAAGAAATCATGATGATATCTATTAACTTATTTTATAGGATATAATTTACTTTTTGACAATACTAAGTTTTTTATATCTATACACCTATTGTTAGTTAATAAGATATGAATCCACGAGGGGGGAAGAACATGTATAATAAAATAATCACTGCAATCAATGAAAAAAGAAAATTAAAAATAATATATAATGGAGGGGATGCGAGAACAATAGAACCACACTGTTATGGTAATGATACTTACGATCAAAAAAAGTTGAGAGCATATCAAATAAAAGGAGATAGCAATAGTGGAGAAGCTAGCGGGTGGAAACTTTTTATTGTGGAAAATATTTCATCAGTTAATTTACTCGATGAACGATTTGAAAAACCAAGACCGGGATATAATCCACAGGGGGATACTCAGATACCACACATAATTTGCAAAATAATAGAATAGTTAATTTTAATTACTTTTCACTATTTTAAATGGCTTAACATTTTCACAAAATTTATTTAAATAAATTCACTTTTAATGAAAAAAAGAAAAAAAGAAGTTTAAATTATAGAATTAGATTATTTTCGAGAATACATCATCTAAAGCTTCAATCATACCGTTTATGTGGTCTTTTTCAACCATTAACGGTGGCAAAAATCTTAAAACTGTATCTGAGGTACAGTTTATTAAATAACCTTTTTCAAGCATTTTATTAACGATGTCTCCACCGTTAAATGTTAACTCAGCTCCTATCATTAACCCCATTCCCCTAACTTCTTTAATAAAGTCGTACTTTTCCATGAGCTCCTTTAACCTACTGGTTAGGTAGTCTCCCATTTTTTGAGTATTTTCTAAGAGACCTTCTATAACATCAACTGAAGCTAGTGCAGCTGAACATGCAAGAGGATTTCCTCCAAAAGTGGTTCCATGACTTCCAGGTGTAAATACCTTTGCAATTTCTTCTTTAGCAAGGGTTGCACCAATAGGTACTCCTCCACCAAGTGCCTTTGCAAGGGTCATTATATCAGGTTTAACCCCATAGTGTTCATAGGCAAACATCTTTCCAGTCCTACCTGCCCCACACTGGATTTCATCAAATATTAAAATTATATTCTCGTCATCACATAAATCCCTAACCGCTCTTAAATATTCCTTATCTGCAACATGTATTCCCCCTTCCCCCTGTATAGGTTCTATCATTATAGCGACGGTTTTATTAGATACACTCTCCTTTAAAGCTTCTATATCATTAAATGGAATGTATTTAAATCCTTGTGGAAGGGGCTCATATCCTTCCTGATACTTTGGTTTTGCAGTTGCAGTTATTGTT
Coding sequences within it:
- a CDS encoding type II toxin-antitoxin system RelE/ParE family toxin, whose product is MKVLFRNSFAKDLEKVPMNVRKKIKNIIVDLQNTDNFFSMNLDVKKIKGYGNYYRFRVGQYRVGIEWNDDTVIFCRVLHRKSIYKYFP
- a CDS encoding acetylornithine transaminase; translation: MNTTYDVESDIIEEESKYVMRTYGRLPVVLVEGKGIYVYDINGKKYIDFLAGIAVNNVGHCNPRVVEAIKNQAEKLIHVSNIYYNIPQVELAKKLVNLSGLDKAFFCNSGAEANEAAIKLARKYGKSIGKDGGEIITMENCFHGRTLTTITATAKPKYQEGYEPLPQGFKYIPFNDIEALKESVSNKTVAIMIEPIQGEGGIHVADKEYLRAVRDLCDDENIILIFDEIQCGAGRTGKMFAYEHYGVKPDIMTLAKALGGGVPIGATLAKEEIAKVFTPGSHGTTFGGNPLACSAALASVDVIEGLLENTQKMGDYLTSRLKELMEKYDFIKEVRGMGLMIGAELTFNGGDIVNKMLEKGYLINCTSDTVLRFLPPLMVEKDHINGMIEALDDVFSKII